The nucleotide sequence CCGGCCTCGAAAACCACGGCAAATACGGCCAATTCATCTACGCCGCCAACGACACCGGCGACCTGTGGGTAAACCTCTTCATCGCCTCCGATCTCGACGTCGGTCCCGGTCTTCGTATCCGCCAATCTACTACCTTTCCCGACGAAGCGCGCACCCGCCTCACCCTCACCCTCGAAGCGCCGCGCACCTTCGCCCTGCACCTCCGCCACCCGGCCTGGGTCAGCGCCGAAGGTTTCAAAATCACCATCAACGGAGAGCCAGTCGACGGGCGCTCCACGCCCGGTTCCTACGCCGCCCTCACCCGGGAATGGCATGACGGCGACACCATCGGCATTGAGCTGCCCATGACCACGCGCCTCGAACGCTTGCCCGACGACTCCGCTTACGCCGCAGTCCTGCACGGTCCCATCCTCCTCGCCGCCAAAACCGGCACCGACCACCTCGACGGACTCGTGGCCGACGGCTCCCGCATGGGCCACGCCGCTCCCGGCGCCTTCGAACCGCTCGACGCCGCCCCGATGTTCGTCGGAAACCCTACCGAAATGGCTGCGGCCATCCAGCCCGTGCCCGGCCGACCGCTACACTTCACCGCCGCCAATCTCATTCGTCCTGATAATTTCGATACGCTCGAACTCGAACCCTTCTTCCGCCTGCACGACGCCCGCTACATGATGTATTGGCAACTCGCCTCGGCCACGGACTACGAACGCATCGTCGCCGAACTCCACGCCACTGAAACCGCCCGCCTCGCGCTCGACGCCCGCACCATCGACCTCGTCATACCCGGAGAACAACAGCCCGAAGTGGAGCACAACTTCACGGACGGCGACTCCTGGCAAGGTCACAGCTTTGGACGCTCCTTCCGCGCCGCCAACGACTGGTTCAGCTACGAACTCACCCCGCGCCACGAAGCCGCGCTCGAGCTCCAACTCACCCACTGGGGCAACGCCTGGCAACCCGCGTCCTACACCGTTGAAATCAACGGCACCCCCATCGGCAAAATTGAAATCTCCGGCCAAGACGGCGAACGCTTCATCATCAAAACCCTGTCCATCCCCACCGGCTCCAGGAGCAACCCCCTGATCCTCACCTTCCGCGGCACCGAAAAATCCCCCGGCGTCCCCGCCCTCTACGAAGTCCGCCTCGTGCGCCCGCGTTCTGAATGAGTTGTAGGACAAATGGACGAACTGCCGGAATATTTTTACCCATTCTGAAAGAAGAGACCCTGCAACCGCGTTACACGCGACCAAGATGATTCAATCGTTTGCGGATCGCGACACGGAGCAACTTTTCCTCAAAGAGAAGAATCGTCGTTTTCAGGCGGTTAGCCGCGTGGCCTTGCGTAAACTCATCCAACTCAATAGTGCCAGCCGTCTGGGCGACCTCTCGGTTCCACCCGGAAACCACCTGGAGCAACTTGCAGGGAATCTCGCGGGACAATACTCGATTCGGGTCAACGACCAGTGGCGCATTGTCTTTCGGTGGACGGACTCGGGACCCAGCGACGTCCGAATTGAAGATTACCATTGAAGCACCCCTATAACGTCATACGTTATAACTATATGAAAACCCCGATAACGCCCGGTGAAATCCTGCTGGAGGAATACTTGAGGCCCATGGGTATCTCCCAAAACGCCATGGCCCGTGCGCTTGGGGTGTCCCCGCGCGCCATCAATGAGATTGTCCTCGGCAAACGTTCCATCACCCCCGCCATGTCGATAAGGTTCGGTGCCTTCTTCGATCAGTCCCCGCAGTTCTGGCACGGAATTCAGGTGGATTGCGATTTCAGAGCCCTAGCGACCGACACCCCTAGATTAGTGAAAGCCGTCCGCCCGGCCTCCGAGCTGATTTCCGCGTAGAAATCCGCAAAACACGGCCTGACCCTCTCGGTCTGGCGACCCTCTCGGTCTGGCTACGCTGATTGGTATATTCTTTCTATTCTTTGGTCTACTAATCAAACTTATGACTGGATTGGCATTTCTTCACCGCTTGACATAGATTGGCTTAAAAACCACTTGGGGCTGCCGCAGGGAGTAATGTTCACTAGGTCATTCCCGATTCAGTATTACAATGAAAATACTGCCAGTTATCAGAATTTCGAGTTCGTGACCCATCGCCACGACTATCAGTCTAATGGCGTAGGACTTGGTTCAATTACCTATGACGGAATAACCGTTTATTCCCCATCCTGTAGCGGCCCTTGGCAATACTAAAATACCACCATGAATAGATTAACATTCGTCCTTTTTGTTTTTTCTATATTAACTGCAGCACATGCCCAAATTGGGACCAATCAAAAGTTTGCGGACATATTAAATCTCCTACTAAGGGAATCGGCGGAGGCAGATAGGGCGATTGAGATATCTACTGCTATTGCAAGTCGCTACGAAATGGAAGAGGGCGCCGAAGAGCGAAAGCAACTTTCGAATTTGGTTATTAATCATTTATCAGGCGACTTAGGCACAAACTACGAAACTATACTGGCAGTATCATCGAAGTTGCAACCCAAGGTTGGCGAGCCAACTGCCATTCGAATTATGGAACTAGAAGTGTCGGCGCGACACACACGTGCGGGGGAGAATTCAAAGGAATTATTGGTAAATCGGAACATCGAACTATATGTAAAATGCCTAGCATATGCAGACGAATTAAGAAATCGTGAAGGCTTTGATGAAGCATCTGACCTAAATGGTCTACGCGGTGGCTTGGGTCCAAAGGATTTTAGTTCAGAAGAAGAGTTTCGAACCCGGCAATCGGATATTCGAGAAACTCGAATTGAGTGGATAAGACTCAGCGCGATTGTCAGAGCGGTGCGTTTTAGGGTGTCCAGACTTGAAAAGGAAAAGGATGTATCAGAACTTTTGAGGGACGCTGCAGCCAGAGCGGGAGTGGAGACGGCTCAAGATTTTTTTCCAGTCAATTGACATCAACCCAGATTGCTTGTGAGCCCACCGGTATGAACCGGAGGGCCGAAAAGAAGGGCCGAAAAGGGTCAGGTTTGAATGGCGCTTAGTTAAGGGGGGTGATCGTCTCTTATTGTCGCCGTGATATGGATACACGCATGTGGTGCCGAGGTTTGGTCATCAGTTGGTAGACTTTGGGTCTGCGTTTGATGGCGCGCGGTTCACTGCGATGGGGTCGGTCGGGCACGAGGTCGGCGGCGAGCGCGAGCAACAACTCCTCGAAGCGTTGGGCAGCCTGCCGGGCGTTGGTGGCAAATAATGGAGCAAAGGCGCGCAGCGTGCTCACCGTGCCCTTGAACGACAGGCGCGCGGGTGGCACGTCGTGCTGCCGAGGGCCAAAAAGGGTCGAGGGCCAAAAAGGAGGGGGTATGAACCGGGGACATAGGTAACAGATAGTCTAGGGACATAGGTTACACTTAAACTGGGCGTATGCCCTGGAAAGAAGTGTCACCAATGGACCAGAAGATGCAGTTCATCAGCATGGCGGCTACGGGCCGCTTTACCGTCTCGCAGTTGTGCGAAGACTTTGATATCAGTCGCAAGACCGGTCATAAGTGGCTGCGTCGTTACGCGGCGGAAGGTTCCGCCGGTTTGGGCGATCGGTCCCGTCGTCCCCGTGGCTGTGCCCACCAGACGACTACGGAGCTAGTCGAGCTGGTGCTCCAGGAGCGCAAAGCCAAGCCCAGTTGGGGCCCCAAGAAGCTACAGGATCTACTGCACTGTAAGCACGGGATAATGCAGCCTCCGGCGCGCAGCACGATCGCCTCGTTGCTGAAGAGTCACGGCCTGATCAAGAAGCGGCGGCGTAAACCTGGACTCTATCATCCCCGGCCCAGCGAGTTGACCGATCCGACTCACCCCAACCACGTGTGGACGTTCGACTACAAGGGTTGGTTCCTGACGCAGGATCGCATCCGCTGTGATCCGTTGACGGTGTGTGATCGGTTCTCGCGCTACGTCGTGTGCTGCCAAGCCCGATATGATCAGCAGTTCCGAGGCACCCACCTGGCCTGTCGTAACATCATGCGCTACCACGGGGTTCCGGAGATCATCCGCGTCGACAACGGCTCACCCTTCGCTTCCAACGGCTGGGGCAGGCTCTCTCGATTGAGCGTGTGGTGGATCAGCCAAGGCATCCAAGTGGAGTTCACCCGACCGGGGCATCCGCAGGATAATGGGTCCCACGAACGCATGCACCGCGACCTGAAAGCCGAGACCCTGCAGCCCAGCGCACGCAATCAACGCGCCCAACAACGCCTCTTCGACCGGTGGCGCTTTACCTACAACCACGAGCGTCCTCACGAAGGCATCAACATGCAAAAACCGGCCGAGATTTACCACTCCAGTCAGCGGCGCCTAAACGAGAACGACAACGCCGTGCGTTACCCGGCCGACTATCTGCGTCGACGTGTTACCGAGGCCGGGTTCATCAACTACCGCAAACGCAGCTATCATGTCGGGGAGGCGTTTGCCGGAGTCACCGTGGGAATCCACCGCACGGATGCGGGCACGAGCGAGCTGCACTTTGCGAACATCCACCTCGCCAACCTCACCCTCAATGCGGGGGACCCATTCCGGCCTGCGGCCTACATGGTTCCCCCGCATCAGGTTCCCCTCGCCAAACACAACCCGTAAACCCAACCTCCCAAAAGTGTAACCCATGTGCCTGGACTTTGTGTAACCCATGTCCCGATCATTCCGGGCCAAAAAGGGTCAAGGGCCAAAAAGGGTCAGGTTTAAACAATTGTAGTTCCCGACGTTCGCAACGCGTTCCTCGCCTACTCCAAGTATACTCAGTCGGCAGGCAACGGGCTCACCTCCTGTTTGATTTTGTCATCTACGGTGTTGCGTGCCTCACGCAGATCGTCGGCGAGTTGAAAGCGAGGCCAGTAATCTGGGACCTGACCGGAGGGCGACAAAAGGAGTCGAACGCAAAACCTAGAAATCCCTCCCTGACACAACGGCTGAAAAACGCGTCAACACATCATCTTTTTGCGGTTGTTCGTTGGTCGCCAAACGTTTCGGTCGACCGCCGCATCTCAAGGTCTTTCGTCTCCGGACTCGCACGCTGAAGATGTAGGATTGCCTCCATCGCGAACAGCCGAAGCGGCTGGCTTCGTTCCGGCAACGGGCGGGTTAGATCCGTTTGCTGCCCAGCACGACTTTGCCGCTCGGTGCAGTGAATCGGCTCGACGAGGCGCTCTCGGACGTAACGAAGAAATTAAGCTGGGGCGGGGGCGTGTTACCCGACGCGGCGACGGCGAACGAGTAAAGGCCGCTCGTCGCCTGCGTGGCGGGCAGCACCCCAGCTTGAACCACGTGACCGGATGCCGTGTCGATGATCCACATGTGATAGAGCTGGCCGGGCGCGGGTTCGGGCAAATTTCGGATGGCGATGAATCCCTGGTTACTGGCCGGGTCGAATAGGGCATAGCCGTTGGCCGCGTTGGCAACGGTCGATGCGTCGGGAAGTATGGTGGGGTTGTTCCACAGGTTTTCTGCAAACGAGGCGAGCTGGATGAATCCGCCGCCTTCGTCATTTGAGGCGACGGGCATAGGCATTCGGGTGAGCGTGCTGCCCTCGGCGTTGAGGCCCACGATCAAGACCATGTTTGGCTCGGTGGTGGCATCAGAACGGCGCAGTGATTGGACGGCCAGAATGGCGGTGCTGACGGCGATCACGGCGGCGATACTCCAGCGGGCAAAAGCGATCCAGATCGACGAGCGTGCGGATTCACCCACGGGTGTCGGATCATCGGGGCGGTCGAGACGGGACTCGATACGGGTGAGGAGGTCGGCGGCCGGCGGGTGCTGCGGCAGCAGTCGGATTTCACGGTCGAGGGCGGATTCGAGTTCACGCACGAGGGCAGCCAGCTCAGGCGATTGGAGAAGTTGCGCCTCAAATGCCGCGTGTTCACCGGGATCGAGGCCGTCGAGCACGTAAAGCGTGGCTTGTTCTTCGAATTTCGAGTTCATGATTTGGCTTGGGCGAGGGTGGTGCGTAGCTCAAGGAGACCACGGCGAATCCAGGACTTGACCGTGCCGATGGGCTGCACGAGTTGGCGCGCGATCTCGGCGTGGGTGAGCTCGGAATAGAGCGCGAGCTCGAGGGCGCGACGGCGGTCGCCGGAGATATGCTCAAGAGCGCGATCGACGTTGCGGGATGTCTCGTGAGCCTCGGCGGTGCGGCGGGCAGTCTCAGCGGTGGCAAAGTCGGCGCCACCTTCGGTTTCGAGAGGCAGCGGAGTAAACGACGGGGCCGAGCGGCGGCGGCGCAGGTGGTCGATGCAGGTGCGACGGACGATGGTGACGGCCCAAGTAAAGGCACGCGACTTGTGCGGGTCGTAATCGTTGGCGTGGTGCCAGATTTTTACGAAGGCATCCTGCAGGAGTTCCTCCGCGGTGGCGCGATCACCCACCAGACGGAGCGTGAAGGAGAAAAGCGGTGTGCTGAAACGCGCATAGAGATCGCGAAACGCCGCTCGGTCCCCGGCGCCGATGCGCGCAAGCAGAAAGGCTTCTTCTGCTGAACTGTCGGCATCCGGCGGCACGCAGGTTCAGGATTCGGATTTGGCGAGCTGGGGAAAAAGAATGGGTTCGATTTTCCGGGCGGCAACTTCCGCGGCTCCGTAAAAGAGCTTGTCGAGCAATTCATTCAAATCCTCCCGGTATCGACCCTGCTCACGACTAATGATCATGTTGAGATCGTGCTTGGTGCCGTCGGCGTGGAGCGTCATCCAGCCGCGGAACGTGAATTCTTCGGGTCGGTCCCGGCGCACGGGTTGAAGATAAACACGAAGCTCGAGTTCATGCGGAGCGGTGGTGGCCGAGAGCCGTTCGGCCACAATTTTGACCGGCCAGTGGCGTTGCTCGGCAACTTTCTGGAACGCCAGATCGAGACGATCAAAATCCGTGTAGGCGCCGGAATCAGCCCCAATGTTTTCACCGGAGGAGAGTGGCGGGACAATCACCAGTGCGAGTTCGGGCATTTCGGCCTCCGCTGCACCGGCAGTGCCCAAGGCAATGCTGCACAGCAGCATGTAGACGGAGTGGAATTTAAATTTCATGGGAAGAACAAATGGCAGATACTTACTTTTACGCAAAATCCACCGCGACGGATGCAGGAAAACCCTGAGAGTTTGGATGTCGCGGAGCCGACATCCTGACTCCTGATGAACAAGCCCCAAGCAAGGTCAGGCGTGGGTGCCTACGCCTTATGCGTTTTGTATTTCGAGCGGGATATCGACCATGGGATCGAAGCCGTCCGCCGCTGACCCGCTCGGTGTTGGTCGAAGCACGTTTCTGACTTCCTCCGGGTTCGTTTTGGCAGGTTGAGTCACCCGTAGTGGTGGTCCAGATACGCCGTAGCATGATCTGCGCGCCACGCAGGCACGCCGGCGCGTGTCCACCGCGACGAGCGGTGGATTCATGTCTGAGGAATCGTTGGTGGTGGTCTTCATGCGGCCCGTGGGACGAACGGAGGCGAACGTGCGACGCGTGGCAGGGTGCCGACGCAGCGCAACGACTCGGCTTGGCAATGCGGGCACACCAGGTGCCACTGCACCACGTCCTCGGCCTGCTTCGGGCGCACAACGATCTCCACGGCGAGCAAGGTCTCGACCACCCGTCGGCGTCGCCACGCGGCAGGGTGCTCCCAGCCGAAGTGGCGCACGCGGTGGACTCCGGTCGGCAAGACGTGCTGCAAGTATCGCCGCATGAACTCAGCCGCATCCAACGTGCATTCCTTGCGCTCACCACTCGCACTGTCGCGGTAGCCAAAGCGAACCGTCTTCGCATCCATGGTTCGGATACGTTCATCGCTGATGGCGGTGCGCTGCACGTAGCGAGCGAGGTATTTGATCGCCGATTCGCCCGAGCCGACGTGCTGGATGTCGACCACCCACGGTTGCCGCCAGCACGAGTCGGGCACTTGCGCGTGCCTTCCAGGCAACGCAACGCGTAGCGCCGCTGCCATGCCTTGGCGAAAGCGCGCCGCGACCGGTGCAGACGGCATCAGCCACGCGGGTTTGTGGGTATGGCGCCACGCGGAACCCTCTTCAGCCAAACCACCGCCCGGCACGATGAAGTGGACATGCGGATGCAACTGCATCTGGCGTCCCCACGTGTGCAACACGCCGGTCATGCCCAGATCGGCTCCGAGGTGTTTGGGCAACGACGCGATCGATTGCAGCGCGCGGGCCGACTCGCCAAAGAGCAGGTCGATCATCACCTTCGGCTCCGCCGCGAAGATCGCGCGCAGCGGTGCGGGCAGTGTGAAGGTCACCATAAAATATGGCACCGGCAGCAAGCGGTCCCGCTGGCGCTGCGTCCATGCCGCCGTGCGGGCCCCGCCGCACCGCGGACACGAGCGGTGATGGCAGCTATGGTAGGCGAAGTCGTGCTTTGTGCAGTGGGCACAGCGATACACGCGGCCGCCCATCTCGGGCGTCCGACACCGCGCGATCGCCGCCAACGCCCGGCGCTGCGCCGGGCTGATGGCATGCGTGCACGCGTAGCCCGGGGCTTGCGCCCCGAGCCACTCGGCCAAGGCCGACACGGATTTAACTAAATGCCGTCGAGCAAACGACTCACCGCCGCGCGAGCGGCGGCTTCATTGACGGCGGTCAGATGCGTGTAAATGGCGGTCGTTTCAATGGAGGAGTGGCCCATGAACTGCGCAATCAAGCGGATGCTCACGCCCTCTTCGAGCAGGTGCGTCGCATACGAATGACGCAGCGTGTGCGGGTGGGTGCCCTTGGGCAGTTTGGCCACCGGCACGACCAACCGCAGGCAGTTTTGGATCGAACCCACGCCCATCGGTTCGGACGCGAGAGCCAGGCGCTCGCGCGCACCGGGCCCCTCGCGCCAGCCCCGACCGGTGCCAGGGAACACCCACTTCGGATGCCGGTGCGTGCGCCAGTAGGCGCGCAACTCCTCGAGCATCGATTCGGGCAGCGGCACGTAGCGCTCCTTTTGCCCCTTCGTGTGGTGCAGATGCAGTCGGCACGGCTCACGCTTGATATCGGTCACCTCTAGTGTCGTTGCTTCACGGATACGCAACCCGCACGCATAGATGAGTCGCAGGATGGTGCGAAACCGAGGTTCGGTGATCGCCGCGAACAACCGCGCCACCTCGGCGCGGGTGAGCACCGCGGGCAAGGTTTTGCGATCGGGCGAGCGCACCAGGTCGAACAGCTTCCACGGGTGGCCCAGCAACTTGCCGTAGAAGTTGCGCATGGCGCACACGGCGGTGCGCATCGTGCTGCCGCTGTAGTGGTGGACCTCCTTGAGGTGCAGCAGGTAGGCGCGAAGCTGCGCCTCGTTCAATTCGGCCGGATCGCGCTTCACGTGCTGCGCGAGTTTGCGCACGTAGCGCACATACTCCGAGCGGGTGGAGAAGGCCATGCTTCGCAGCTTGAGCATCTCATCGAAGCGCACTAACGATTGATACTGTTCGGTGACGTCACGACGGAAGTCGCGACCTTTACGGGTGGATTTGTTTTTGGACATAGCACCGCCAGTCTTGCGATTGGCGGACCAAAATACATCGTCAACCGCCGTGCGTCCCGAACGTCATACCCCTCACTCCTCACTGCGCCGCGCAGCGGCTTCGTTCAACCCCATGGTTGAGACAAACGTTGTCGTGGTGGTTCGACGCGCCGGTGGCGGCAGACTGATGACGATCCGATCAAACTCATTCTGGGCCTTTTGTGCCCCCGATTCAATCGACACATTTTCGCCCGATTTAGGCTCGCCGTCAGCTCGATGCTTGCCTGCATGAAGCACGCCACTGCGGGGCGTCGGGGATTTCATCGAGATCCACCGACCACGCTTAGCCGATGAACCGCTCGCCTTCACTTCGCCACTCGTGACTCCATTTTCGAGTCGCCGTACCAATCCCTCCATGAGCGCGAAAGACCTATCAGAATTAACCGATCAGGAGCTGTAGCTGTTGGACGAAGCCAAGAAGGTGAAATCAAATGCCATGATAAATGCGGGACTCATCGGCATGATGGTCGGGATCGTGATCTATGGCGTGGCGAAGAACAACCTGGGATTGGCCGCCTTAATCCCCCTGATCATTGCCTTCAAATTATTCAACAAGCCCAACCAAAATGAGGCCTTGGAAAAACTGCTCCGGGAGCGAAATTTGAAATAAAGGGCTGTTGGTTTGAAACCACCCCCAACGCCGCCTCCGAAAAGAAATATCCCATCCATAGATCGCATGGAGAGGCATGAAGCGGACTGGTTTGAACAACCGAGGTCGAAGTCGAAAGTCGACTCGCTCGCGAATACTCAGGCAGCCTGCAACGGGCGCACGTCCGATTTGATCTTGTCACCCACGGTGTTGAGCGCCTCACGAAGATCATAAGCGAGTTGGACACGTAGCCAATAACCAGGAGCTTGCCCAAAGTAGGCACAGAGGTGGAGGTCGGTTTCGGCGGTGATGCCACGCCTTTCATTGACAATTTCACTCACCCGCTGGTGCGGAAGTTTGGCGTCTTTGGCCAAGCGGTAGGCTGTGATTCCGAGCGGAGATAAAAACTCTTCGCGAAGGAGTTCACCGGGGTGGACGTTCAGATGCTTTTTCATGGTGTCAGTGATAGTCGGTTATGGCTACATCGGTGGCGTTTGCGTTCTTCCATCGAAAGCATACTCGAAACTGGTCATTCACCCGAATGCTGAATTGGCCTGCTCGATCTCCCTTCAATGCCTCAAGACGATTGCCGGGAGGAAATCGCAATTCACTAAGAGAAGATGCAGCTTCGAGTTGCGTGAGTTTGCGCAGGGCGGTTTTCAGAATGGTGGACGGAAGCTCAGGCGGCTTTTTACCAAGCCACAAAGCCTGGGTCGGGGCGTCGGCGAATGATTGAATCACGAATTGCTACGCTCACGTTGCACGCTATCCATAAGCACGTCAAGCGTGCATATGCACGCCTAACATGAATATCCGTGAATCCAATGTCGCGAGGCCATTATTTTTCCCCGAAGACCACAACGCTTTCCGAGAAATATTCCTGCAATGCTTGGGGATTTTGCGGCCTTTGAATGAGGTTCGATCCACTGGAACAGGCTAGAACGGATCAGCTAAAACAATGGTAACCGTCACCGCTGCGCGGAGCGAACACCGTGACATATAAGGCTTGGTTCGTTCACGAATCGACCCGTCAACGAACCTACCCCGCCCGCTGGCGATCTGCCGCGCCGAGCCTTTGTTCTCTTTGTTACCTTCTGTAAAAACTCACCCGTTCCACGGTCACTGACGGGCCATCATGCCCACGAGCACGCCGATGAAATCGTAGCTGGTGCTGACGCTGAGGTTGCGAGCGTCGAAGATGCCACCGACCTGGATCCAGGTTTCGCCCCCGTCGGTCGAGTAGTCGAAGACGTAATCGGTGTCGTGACCGGTGAGGCGCAAGGTGATGGTGTCGCCGGGGGCCGCCGCGAAGTGGGCTGTCGTCAACTGGGCGGCGGTGGCCGCGCCGCGTTGGGCTTCGACAAACACGTTGTAGCCGCCGGAGGTCGCCCGGTTGACCCCGAGGACGTAGTGGCGCGTTTCGTTGTGGTAGGCGACCAGGCCGGCGTCGACGTTGGCTGCCGCGGGCAGCACGAGCTCGGTCGATGCCACGAAGCGGTTGTGCTGCAACCGACGGCCGATAAACGAGGGGTTGTGCTTTTCGCGCAATGAATCCGGACGCGGCTCGATGCTCAGACCGTCGCCGGTGGACCACCAGGTGGTCTGCGGGGCACGCAGGAACAGCCAAGGCAGACTCAGCTCGTCGGCGGAAAAGTCGTCGGTCCACGTGAAGTTACCGGTGAGCGGCAGGCGGTCGGCCGACTCGTCGAGTCCCACGCCATTGGGCCCGCGTTGCACATAGGGCACCGGCTGACCGGGCGGTAAGATCAGTGGCCAGCCGTCCTTCCACGTCACCGGCAGGAGGAAGGTCTGGCGGCCGGTATTGTAGTGCCCATCTTTATACGGGGTGCAGCCGAGGAAGACCGACCACCAATTGCCATCGGGACCGACAACGAAATCGGCGTGGCCCGTGCAGGTGACCGGGTGGTCGCGCGCAGGATCGAGATCACGCTGGGTGAGCGTCGGGTGATCGGTGAACGGAACGAAAGGTCCGTCCGGGGATTCGCTGCGGAAGATGACTTGCGAGTGATTGTCACTGGTGCCGCCTTCGGCGCAATTGAGGTAATACCAGTCGTCCCGCTGGTAAATGTGCGGACCTTCGATCCAGACCGGTTGCTCGGCCAGATCGACGCCACCGTTGATGATGATCTTACGCGGCCCCATGAGACGCTTCGACGCGATGTCCCACTCCTGAATCCAGATCGCACGGTGACCTTCGTAGAGGGGTTTGTTGTTGGGAGGACCGCCGTTGTTGACCATCCATGCCCGACCGGTGGACTCGTCGAAGAAGAGCGACGGGTCGATGCCATCAAAATCGAGCCAGATCGGATCGCTCCACGGACCGGCCGGATCCTCGGCGGTGATGAGGAAGTTGCCGCCGTTATCAATCATGGTGCAAACGAGGTAAAACAGTCCGTCGTGATAACTGATGCCCGGCGCAAACAGCGCGCGGGTGATACCGAGCCCGTCGTAGGGCAACTGGTCGGGTCGGTCGATGGCGTGACCGAACTGAGTCCAGTTCACGAGGTCGGTGGAGTGGAAAATCGGCAGTCCCGGGTAGTGGGCGAACGACGAATTCACCAAGTAGTAGTCCTCGCCGACCTGGCAGATGCTCGGGTCCGGATAATAGCCGGCCAGGATGGGATTGCGATACTCATAAGCCGAGATCGGCGTATCAAAAATCTCATCACGCCCGGTGTATTCGAACGAGGTAAACGTGACGGGTTCGGCCACAACCACGGATGTTGCCAACAGGGCGAGGGATAGGGACTTAATCATAGCGCCGAAACGTTTGGTTCTTTAGTCGGTCACTTCGCCGTAGACGCGGAAGTGGCCGCTTACTTTTAGGAGGCCGAACATCGACAGGAGGCCTTCGTAGTAGCGCCAGCTTCGCAGTTCACCTTCCACGATTAGGCCGTCCGTATTGCGACCCACATCACTGGGGAGAGCCATGTTCCACAGGCGTTCGACGAATGGCTTGCCGAGGTCGGGCTCGGCCGCGAGGGCGGCGACCGCGGCCATGCCGGTCATGCCGGGTGCGATCGGATTGGTGCGCACTACGGTGCCGTCCAACTGGAGTTTGTCGGGCCAGTTGTCCGCCGGTTGCGAAGCCAGGAATCGCAGGATGCGGTTGGACTGCTCAACCATCCATTCGTCTTGGCCCCACCATGACCAATCCATGGCGGGCCAACCGAGGGTGCGCCACGCATCGGCCTCAAAATCACGACCTCGGCGTTCGAGCTGCGTGCCGTCGAAGTGGGAATAGTTGGGCATGATGCCCGTTTCCGGGTGAGCCGCCTTACGAAAGAACTCGCGACTGGTTTTCGCAACTTCAGCCATGAAGGCACGGTCAGCCGGATCCTCGGCCCAGCGCGCCATGAGTTCGTAGAAATGTGGCACGTGGTAGGACGGGTCGGTGAAGCTGGCACCGTAACCATCGGGCGTGAACCGGATCTGTTTTTCCTCAGGGTGAA is from Synoicihabitans lomoniglobus and encodes:
- a CDS encoding type II toxin-antitoxin system RelE/ParE family toxin, producing MIQSFADAPTQALWLGKKPPELPSTILKTALRKLTQLEAASSLSELRFPPGNRLEALKGDRAGQFSIRVNDQFRVCFRWKNANATDVAITDYH
- a CDS encoding HigA family addiction module antitoxin — encoded protein: MKKHLNVHPGELLREEFLSPLGITAYRLAKDAKLPHQRVSEIVNERRGITAETDLHLCAYFGQAPGYWLRVQLAYDLREALNTVGDKIKSDVRPLQAA
- a CDS encoding IS481 family transposase codes for the protein MPWKEVSPMDQKMQFISMAATGRFTVSQLCEDFDISRKTGHKWLRRYAAEGSAGLGDRSRRPRGCAHQTTTELVELVLQERKAKPSWGPKKLQDLLHCKHGIMQPPARSTIASLLKSHGLIKKRRRKPGLYHPRPSELTDPTHPNHVWTFDYKGWFLTQDRIRCDPLTVCDRFSRYVVCCQARYDQQFRGTHLACRNIMRYHGVPEIIRVDNGSPFASNGWGRLSRLSVWWISQGIQVEFTRPGHPQDNGSHERMHRDLKAETLQPSARNQRAQQRLFDRWRFTYNHERPHEGINMQKPAEIYHSSQRRLNENDNAVRYPADYLRRRVTEAGFINYRKRSYHVGEAFAGVTVGIHRTDAGTSELHFANIHLANLTLNAGDPFRPAAYMVPPHQVPLAKHNP
- a CDS encoding type II toxin-antitoxin system RelE/ParE family toxin translates to MIQSFADRDTEQLFLKEKNRRFQAVSRVALRKLIQLNSASRLGDLSVPPGNHLEQLAGNLAGQYSIRVNDQWRIVFRWTDSGPSDVRIEDYH
- a CDS encoding HigA family addiction module antitoxin, translated to MKTPITPGEILLEEYLRPMGISQNAMARALGVSPRAINEIVLGKRSITPAMSIRFGAFFDQSPQFWHGIQVDCDFRALATDTPRLVKAVRPASELISA
- a CDS encoding IS91 family transposase: MSALAEWLGAQAPGYACTHAISPAQRRALAAIARCRTPEMGGRVYRCAHCTKHDFAYHSCHHRSCPRCGGARTAAWTQRQRDRLLPVPYFMVTFTLPAPLRAIFAAEPKVMIDLLFGESARALQSIASLPKHLGADLGMTGVLHTWGRQMQLHPHVHFIVPGGGLAEEGSAWRHTHKPAWLMPSAPVAARFRQGMAAALRVALPGRHAQVPDSCWRQPWVVDIQHVGSGESAIKYLARYVQRTAISDERIRTMDAKTVRFGYRDSASGERKECTLDAAEFMRRYLQHVLPTGVHRVRHFGWEHPAAWRRRRVVETLLAVEIVVRPKQAEDVVQWHLVCPHCQAESLRCVGTLPRVARSPPFVPRAA
- a CDS encoding RNA polymerase sigma factor, with translation MPPDADSSAEEAFLLARIGAGDRAAFRDLYARFSTPLFSFTLRLVGDRATAEELLQDAFVKIWHHANDYDPHKSRAFTWAVTIVRRTCIDHLRRRRSAPSFTPLPLETEGGADFATAETARRTAEAHETSRNVDRALEHISGDRRRALELALYSELTHAEIARQLVQPIGTVKSWIRRGLLELRTTLAQAKS
- a CDS encoding anti-sigma factor domain-containing protein, with protein sequence MNSKFEEQATLYVLDGLDPGEHAAFEAQLLQSPELAALVRELESALDREIRLLPQHPPAADLLTRIESRLDRPDDPTPVGESARSSIWIAFARWSIAAVIAVSTAILAVQSLRRSDATTEPNMVLIVGLNAEGSTLTRMPMPVASNDEGGGFIQLASFAENLWNNPTILPDASTVANAANGYALFDPASNQGFIAIRNLPEPAPGQLYHMWIIDTASGHVVQAGVLPATQATSGLYSFAVAASGNTPPPQLNFFVTSESASSSRFTAPSGKVVLGSKRI
- a CDS encoding tyrosine-type recombinase/integrase; protein product: MSKNKSTRKGRDFRRDVTEQYQSLVRFDEMLKLRSMAFSTRSEYVRYVRKLAQHVKRDPAELNEAQLRAYLLHLKEVHHYSGSTMRTAVCAMRNFYGKLLGHPWKLFDLVRSPDRKTLPAVLTRAEVARLFAAITEPRFRTILRLIYACGLRIREATTLEVTDIKREPCRLHLHHTKGQKERYVPLPESMLEELRAYWRTHRHPKWVFPGTGRGWREGPGARERLALASEPMGVGSIQNCLRLVVPVAKLPKGTHPHTLRHSYATHLLEEGVSIRLIAQFMGHSSIETTAIYTHLTAVNEAAARAAVSRLLDGI